A genome region from Flavobacterium sp. includes the following:
- the mfd gene encoding transcription-repair coupling factor, protein MSKNALYTIYDNLPKAQQIATNLLEGNQIKMHLSGLLGSAVSFVIRSVFKKTELPFLVVLDNKEEAAYYLNDLEQMIGEQDVLFYPASFRRPYQVDETDNANVLLRAEVLNRINSRKKPAVIVTYPEALFEKVVTRQQLDKNTLKVSLNDKISIDFINEVLFEYEFKRVDFITEPGEFSVRGGIVDVFSFSNDHPYRIEFFGNEVDSIRSFDVETQLSVETHKKITIIPNVENKIFQENRESFLDYIAEKTVLFIQNTDGLFSQLDKQFARAEEAFEKLSKEIKHAEPEQLFLNQSSFIKRALDFSIVELASKPIFKTTKKYDFHIQPQPSFNKQFDLLLNNLSDNHFNGYKNYLFCSNETQAKRFHDIFESLDEANSENIRKQYNTVVLPLYQGFIDEENQITAYTDHQIFERYHKFSIKNGYSKKQNITLKELTALSVGDYVTHIDHGIGKFGGLQKIQVEGKTQEAIKLVYADNDIVYVSIHSLHKISKYNGKDGAPPKIYKLGSNAWKILKQKTKARVKHIAFNLIQLYAKRRLEKGFQFAPDSYLQNELESSFIYEDTPDQTKSTAEVKADMESDRPMDRLVCGDVGFGKTEVAIRAAFKAVDNSKQVAVLVPTTILAYQHYRTFSERLKDMPVTIGYLNRFRTAKQKTQTLKDLAEGKLDIVIGTHQLVNKNVVFKDLGLLIVDEEQKFGVNVKDKLKTIAANVDTLTLTATPIPRTLQFSLMAARDLSVITTPPPNRYPIETNVVGFNEEIIRDAISYEIQRNGQVFFINNRIENIKEVAGMIQRLVPNARVGIGHGQMDGAKLEELMLGFMNGDFDVLVATTIIESGLDVPNANTIFINNANNFGLSDLHQMRGRVGRSNKKAFCYFICPPYSSMTEDARKRIQALEQFSELGSGFNIAMKDLEIRGAGDLLGGEQSGFINEIGFDTYQKIMNEAIEELKENEFKDLYPEENDIDTKEYVKDIQIDADFELLFPDEYINNVSERLVLYNELGAIKDEAGLQEFERKLIDRFGPLPKQATALLNSIRIKWIATKVGIEKLVLKQGKMIGYFVSDQQSDYYQSVKFRNVLNFVQKHSNLCKMKEKQTVNGLRLLLTFENVKSIKRALELMELFEE, encoded by the coding sequence TTGAGTAAAAACGCACTATACACGATATACGACAATTTGCCAAAAGCACAGCAGATTGCGACAAATTTACTGGAAGGAAATCAGATAAAAATGCACCTAAGCGGATTGCTGGGATCTGCAGTTTCCTTTGTAATACGTTCAGTTTTCAAAAAGACAGAACTTCCTTTTTTAGTTGTTTTAGACAATAAAGAAGAAGCAGCGTATTACCTAAACGATTTGGAGCAGATGATTGGCGAACAGGACGTTTTGTTCTATCCGGCATCATTTCGTCGTCCATACCAAGTTGATGAAACCGATAATGCGAATGTTTTGCTTCGGGCTGAGGTTTTAAACCGAATCAATTCACGAAAAAAACCAGCTGTAATTGTTACTTATCCCGAAGCACTTTTTGAGAAAGTGGTAACGCGTCAGCAATTAGATAAAAACACTTTAAAAGTCTCTTTAAACGATAAAATTTCGATCGATTTTATCAACGAAGTTTTATTTGAATACGAATTTAAAAGAGTAGATTTTATTACAGAACCCGGAGAATTTTCGGTTCGTGGAGGAATTGTCGATGTGTTTTCATTTTCAAACGATCATCCGTACAGAATTGAATTCTTCGGAAATGAAGTGGACAGTATCAGAAGTTTTGATGTTGAAACCCAATTATCTGTTGAAACCCATAAAAAAATCACGATTATCCCGAATGTCGAAAACAAGATATTTCAGGAAAACCGCGAAAGTTTCTTAGATTATATTGCTGAAAAAACAGTTCTTTTTATTCAAAATACTGATGGACTTTTTAGTCAGCTCGACAAACAATTTGCAAGAGCAGAAGAAGCTTTTGAGAAACTTTCGAAAGAAATAAAACACGCTGAGCCGGAACAATTATTTTTGAATCAAAGCTCATTTATAAAACGCGCTCTGGATTTTTCGATTGTAGAATTGGCCTCAAAACCAATTTTTAAAACCACAAAAAAATACGATTTTCATATTCAGCCTCAGCCGTCATTCAACAAACAATTTGATTTATTGCTGAATAATCTGAGCGATAATCATTTTAACGGATACAAAAATTATTTGTTCTGTTCGAATGAAACACAGGCAAAACGTTTTCACGATATTTTTGAATCTTTAGACGAAGCCAATTCAGAGAATATTCGTAAACAATACAATACCGTTGTACTGCCTTTATACCAAGGTTTTATTGATGAAGAAAACCAGATAACGGCTTATACCGATCATCAGATTTTTGAGCGTTATCATAAATTCAGCATCAAAAATGGTTATTCTAAAAAGCAAAATATTACGCTGAAAGAATTAACCGCACTTTCTGTGGGAGATTATGTAACGCATATCGATCACGGAATTGGGAAGTTTGGAGGATTACAGAAAATTCAGGTAGAAGGAAAAACGCAGGAAGCCATAAAATTGGTTTATGCCGATAACGATATTGTGTACGTAAGTATTCACTCGCTTCATAAAATATCCAAATACAACGGAAAAGACGGCGCTCCGCCTAAAATCTATAAATTAGGTTCGAATGCTTGGAAGATTTTAAAACAGAAAACCAAAGCGCGTGTTAAACATATTGCATTCAATTTAATTCAATTGTATGCAAAACGTCGTCTGGAAAAAGGATTTCAGTTTGCGCCGGATAGTTATCTTCAAAATGAATTAGAAAGTTCGTTTATTTATGAAGATACTCCAGATCAAACCAAATCAACGGCAGAAGTAAAAGCCGATATGGAGAGCGATCGCCCGATGGATCGTTTGGTTTGCGGTGATGTTGGTTTCGGAAAAACAGAAGTTGCGATTCGTGCAGCTTTTAAAGCCGTTGATAATAGTAAACAAGTTGCAGTTTTAGTGCCAACTACGATTTTGGCTTATCAGCATTATAGAACTTTCTCTGAACGTTTGAAAGATATGCCGGTTACAATTGGATATTTAAACCGATTTAGAACTGCAAAACAAAAAACGCAAACCCTAAAAGATTTAGCAGAAGGGAAATTAGATATCGTAATTGGAACACATCAATTAGTAAACAAAAATGTAGTTTTTAAAGACTTAGGATTGTTGATTGTCGATGAGGAACAAAAGTTTGGGGTAAACGTAAAAGATAAATTAAAAACGATTGCTGCGAATGTTGATACTTTGACATTAACGGCAACGCCGATTCCGAGAACTTTACAGTTTTCATTGATGGCGGCACGAGATTTATCGGTAATTACTACGCCTCCGCCAAATCGTTATCCGATTGAAACTAATGTTGTTGGTTTTAATGAAGAAATTATCCGTGATGCGATTTCGTATGAAATTCAGCGAAACGGACAAGTTTTCTTCATCAATAATAGAATTGAAAATATAAAAGAAGTCGCAGGAATGATTCAGCGTTTGGTTCCAAATGCAAGAGTCGGAATTGGCCACGGACAAATGGACGGCGCAAAACTCGAAGAATTGATGTTAGGTTTCATGAACGGAGATTTTGATGTTTTGGTGGCAACCACAATTATAGAAAGTGGATTGGATGTTCCAAATGCCAATACGATTTTCATCAATAATGCTAATAATTTCGGATTATCAGATTTGCATCAAATGCGTGGGCGAGTAGGACGAAGCAATAAAAAAGCATTTTGTTATTTCATCTGTCCGCCGTATTCCTCAATGACCGAAGATGCGAGAAAACGTATTCAGGCGCTGGAACAATTCAGCGAATTGGGAAGTGGTTTCAACATTGCGATGAAAGATTTAGAAATTCGTGGCGCAGGAGATTTATTAGGCGGTGAACAAAGTGGTTTCATTAATGAAATTGGTTTTGATACGTACCAAAAAATCATGAACGAAGCGATCGAAGAATTAAAGGAAAATGAATTCAAAGATTTATATCCTGAAGAAAATGATATCGATACCAAAGAATACGTAAAAGACATTCAAATCGATGCCGATTTTGAGCTTTTATTTCCAGATGAATATATCAATAACGTTTCAGAACGTTTGGTTTTATATAATGAATTAGGCGCAATAAAAGATGAAGCCGGTTTGCAGGAATTCGAAAGAAAACTGATTGACCGTTTCGGACCGTTGCCAAAACAAGCGACTGCATTGCTAAACAGCATTAGAATAAAATGGATCGCGACGAAAGTCGGAATTGAGAAATTAGTGTTGAAACAAGGTAAAATGATTGGTTATTTCGTATCCGATCAGCAGTCAGATTATTATCAATCGGTGAAATTTAGAAATGTTTTAAATTTTGTTCAGAAACATAGCAATCTTTGTAAAATGAAAGAAAAGCAAACCGTAAACGGATTACGTTTGTTATTGACTTTTGAGAATGTGAAGTCTATTAAACGCGCTTTGGAGTTGATGGAGTTGTTTGAGGAGTAA
- a CDS encoding Ig-like domain-containing protein: protein MKIKITTRLFHITKTLVCFLLLFASSVYAQDPAQYGTPFAGVPDTRDINMYQVHIRPFSANGNLAGVTARLDNIKALGTNVIYLMPIFPHGTDSRSSASPYCIKDFKAVGSEYGSLADLRTLVDGAHSRGMAVILDIAINGTSWDHGWTVSHPEYYKRTGTTIQQLGNFGDIAALDLNNSATRAAIKDAMRYWIFAANIDGYRCDYANNPPLDFWSEVNSNLRGITSHNLLMLAEGDRQENFQVGFDMNYGDRWFHSGLYDIANGGPVSQRLQDQSTYEYAKATGNQQIVRYTGNHDTYTNDDGVRRPFVAFKNHNGIVANFLVSAYMKGVPFLMSGQEIDYEPKTDWPWTGFKFNWSQNPTAAADFAKILNFRTQSAAIRRGDLTTYANDDISIFTKTLGSEKVIVMSNLRNASKSYVIPAALAGTYVNPYNNNASVTLTAGSTRNFAAFEYLVLTNTNAPVVAVTGVSVSPTTATVGLGTTQQLNATIAPANATNQNLSWSSSNTAVATVNASGLVTAVSTGTATITVTTADGNKTATSAITVSTIPVSSVAVSPTSSSLYAGNTQQLTATVSPTNATNKNITWSSSNTSVATVNSSGLVTAVSAGTATITATTQDGNKTASATITVNPNTNFTVYFYKPSNWGTGIKIYYWNTLPTGVLATVNWPGVNMTDAGNGWYSYTFTNVTSTNLIFNDGTNQTADLSRDKNGWYMNSTWYDSNPGTGVAVTSVTLSPTTSTLLVGATQQLTPTVNPANATNKTVTYSSSNSAVATVNSSGLITAVAAGSATITVTTQDGAKTATCAVTVNAANVAVTSVSLSPTSTSLNVGGTQQLTPTVNPTNATNKSVNYSSSNTAVATVNSSGLITAVANGTATITVTTVDGNKTATCAVTVSTSTGGTYYTIKNRWTGAYLSDAGANVGYGTTVSGNSYKWQKIAIDAAYFVLKNVATGELMNIESQTGNVQCNITDTTFWSAQWSSDYIDGTWVRLRNRWQTGNIIHIENQTGSAQYGNSQDGWYSAQWQLEPTTVGTGKSALTINESSEKVIGIYPNPATNNEFHILLPELENGDSAAISVSDMNGRTVLTERLSSSGKIDHHLASGIYIVNIISKDFKATKKLIVK from the coding sequence ATGAAAATCAAAATTACCACTAGATTATTTCATATTACGAAAACACTAGTCTGTTTTCTATTATTATTTGCAAGTTCAGTGTATGCGCAAGATCCGGCTCAGTACGGAACGCCATTTGCAGGCGTGCCTGATACACGAGACATCAACATGTATCAGGTTCATATACGTCCGTTTAGTGCCAACGGAAATTTAGCCGGAGTAACCGCCCGATTAGATAATATAAAAGCACTCGGTACCAATGTTATTTATTTAATGCCGATTTTCCCACACGGAACTGATTCCCGAAGTTCGGCTTCGCCCTATTGTATTAAAGATTTTAAAGCTGTAGGATCAGAATATGGATCACTGGCTGATCTAAGAACTTTAGTCGATGGCGCTCACAGCCGCGGAATGGCCGTTATTTTGGATATTGCCATCAACGGAACTTCATGGGATCATGGATGGACAGTTTCGCATCCGGAATATTATAAACGAACCGGAACAACAATTCAACAATTAGGAAATTTTGGTGATATTGCAGCACTTGATCTTAATAATTCGGCAACACGAGCAGCTATTAAAGATGCTATGCGCTACTGGATTTTCGCAGCTAATATTGATGGTTATCGCTGCGATTATGCTAATAATCCGCCTTTAGATTTTTGGTCTGAAGTAAATTCAAACCTTCGAGGAATAACTTCTCATAATTTATTAATGTTGGCCGAAGGTGACAGACAAGAAAACTTTCAGGTTGGTTTCGACATGAATTATGGCGACAGATGGTTTCATAGCGGTTTGTATGATATTGCAAATGGAGGACCAGTTTCTCAGAGACTTCAGGATCAGTCAACATATGAATATGCTAAAGCAACCGGAAATCAGCAAATTGTTAGATATACTGGAAATCATGATACTTACACAAATGACGATGGCGTAAGAAGACCATTTGTTGCATTCAAAAATCATAACGGAATCGTTGCTAATTTCTTAGTTTCGGCTTACATGAAAGGTGTTCCTTTTTTAATGAGCGGACAAGAAATCGATTACGAACCAAAAACTGACTGGCCTTGGACTGGCTTTAAATTCAACTGGTCACAAAATCCAACTGCAGCTGCTGATTTTGCTAAGATTCTTAATTTTAGAACACAAAGCGCAGCTATACGTCGCGGTGATTTGACTACATATGCAAACGATGACATCAGCATTTTCACTAAAACATTAGGTTCAGAAAAAGTTATTGTAATGTCGAATTTAAGAAATGCTTCAAAATCGTATGTAATTCCAGCGGCTTTGGCAGGAACTTATGTAAATCCGTATAACAATAATGCTTCAGTAACTTTAACAGCGGGTTCTACGCGCAATTTTGCTGCGTTCGAATATTTGGTTTTAACCAATACAAATGCTCCGGTTGTAGCCGTTACAGGAGTTTCGGTTAGTCCTACAACAGCAACTGTTGGTTTAGGAACTACGCAGCAATTAAACGCTACAATTGCTCCGGCAAATGCAACAAACCAAAATCTAAGCTGGTCTTCAAGCAATACTGCAGTCGCAACTGTAAATGCTTCTGGATTGGTTACGGCAGTTTCTACGGGAACAGCCACTATAACTGTTACAACTGCTGACGGAAATAAAACAGCAACTTCTGCCATAACAGTTTCTACAATTCCTGTTTCTTCTGTAGCCGTTTCACCAACTTCTTCAAGTTTATATGCTGGAAATACACAACAGCTTACAGCGACAGTTTCGCCAACAAATGCAACAAACAAAAATATAACCTGGTCTTCAAGCAATACATCAGTTGCAACGGTAAATTCAAGCGGACTTGTAACTGCAGTTTCGGCAGGAACAGCAACTATTACAGCAACTACTCAAGACGGAAATAAAACGGCTTCGGCAACAATTACAGTAAATCCGAATACTAATTTTACAGTATATTTCTACAAACCATCGAATTGGGGAACTGGAATTAAAATCTATTATTGGAATACTCTTCCAACTGGAGTTTTGGCAACTGTAAATTGGCCGGGCGTAAACATGACAGATGCTGGAAATGGTTGGTACAGTTACACATTTACAAATGTAACTTCAACGAATTTAATTTTCAATGACGGAACCAACCAAACTGCAGATTTAAGCAGAGATAAAAATGGATGGTATATGAACAGTACTTGGTACGACTCAAATCCGGGAACGGGTGTTGCGGTTACAAGTGTAACTTTATCTCCAACAACTTCGACATTGTTAGTTGGTGCAACACAGCAATTAACACCAACTGTTAATCCTGCAAATGCAACAAATAAAACGGTAACTTATAGTTCAAGTAATTCAGCCGTTGCAACTGTAAATAGTTCAGGATTAATAACTGCTGTCGCTGCAGGTTCTGCAACAATTACCGTTACAACTCAGGATGGAGCAAAAACTGCGACTTGTGCAGTAACTGTAAACGCAGCAAATGTTGCCGTTACGAGTGTGAGTTTGAGTCCGACTTCGACTTCATTAAATGTTGGCGGAACTCAGCAATTAACACCAACTGTTAATCCTACAAATGCAACAAACAAATCGGTAAACTATAGTTCAAGCAATACTGCGGTTGCAACTGTAAATAGTTCAGGTTTAATTACTGCTGTTGCAAATGGAACGGCAACAATTACGGTTACAACTGTTGACGGAAACAAAACTGCAACTTGTGCAGTAACCGTTTCAACTTCAACTGGAGGAACTTATTACACAATTAAAAACAGATGGACAGGCGCTTATTTATCTGATGCCGGAGCAAATGTTGGTTACGGAACAACCGTTTCTGGAAACAGTTACAAATGGCAAAAAATTGCTATCGATGCAGCTTATTTTGTTCTTAAAAATGTAGCAACGGGAGAATTGATGAATATCGAAAGCCAGACTGGAAATGTTCAATGTAACATTACGGATACTACTTTCTGGAGCGCACAATGGTCTAGCGATTATATTGACGGAACCTGGGTTCGCCTAAGAAACAGATGGCAGACTGGAAATATTATTCATATCGAAAATCAAACGGGTTCTGCGCAATACGGAAATTCTCAAGATGGCTGGTACAGTGCGCAATGGCAATTGGAACCAACAACTGTTGGAACAGGAAAATCTGCTTTAACAATTAATGAAAGTTCAGAAAAAGTAATTGGAATTTATCCAAATCCAGCTACAAATAATGAGTTTCATATTTTATTGCCAGAATTAGAAAACGGAGATTCTGCTGCAATTTCAGTTTCAGATATGAACGGAAGAACGGTTTTGACTGAAAGACTTTCCTCTTCAGGAAAAATCGATCATCATTTAGCTTCAGGAATTTATATTGTAAATATTATTTCTAAAGATTTTAAAGCGACTAAAAAACTGATTGTTAAATAA
- a CDS encoding glycoside hydrolase family 97 protein: protein MRLSKKTALLFFVFVSTIWLQAQEITSPDKNLSLKFELKEGGIPSYQLSYKQKEVIKPSSLGLELKNMPSFLDGFTITNTAQSSVDENWNPVLGEEKTIRNHYNELVVTLAQAKNNNRFIRIRFRLFNDGLGFRYEFPKQNDLSYFVIKEERSQFNLAGNHKIFWIPGDYDTNEYAYTTSKISEIPSLMKKATIEINAQCPIKELSVQTPSMMKSDDGLYINIHEAGLINYPAMYLEVDAVNNKMMSHLAPDAVGAKGYMQTDAQSPWRTIIVSDKATDILASKLILNLNEPTSYKDVSWIKPLKFIGIWWEYFVAGRSTWAFGKENNVKLTDDFTKLTPNGKHGATTERAKEYIDFASKNGFDAILIEGWNIGWEDWIGNWKEEVFDYVTAYPDFDVKAVHEYAASKGVKIIMHHETSGSATNYERRLDRAFQFMNDNGYDAVKTGYVGQIIPRGEHHDGQWMVNHYINVAKRAADYKIMIDSHEAVRPTGLNRTFPNWIAQESARGTEFESMGGLAPDHTTILPFTRLMGGPMDYTPGIFQTDLSYYGTGSSQRVNTTLVKQLAYYVTMYSPLQMAADIPGNYERFPDAFQFIKDVAVDWDNSYILEAEPGDYITIARKAKGKNEWFIGGITDENARTANISFDYLPAGKNFIATIYADAKEANWNQNPQKYTVTKVIVNSKSKLKQYLAPGGGTAISIKEANAEELKGLKKL from the coding sequence ATGCGTTTGAGCAAAAAAACTGCGCTTTTATTTTTTGTCTTCGTAAGCACGATTTGGCTTCAGGCACAAGAAATAACTTCGCCGGACAAAAATCTTTCCTTAAAATTTGAATTAAAAGAAGGCGGAATTCCGTCTTACCAATTATCATATAAACAAAAAGAAGTTATAAAACCAAGTTCTTTAGGTTTAGAACTAAAAAATATGCCTTCGTTTTTGGATGGTTTTACCATTACAAACACAGCACAATCTTCTGTTGATGAAAATTGGAATCCTGTTTTAGGAGAAGAAAAAACAATTCGCAATCATTACAACGAATTGGTTGTCACTTTAGCTCAGGCAAAAAACAACAATAGATTTATTCGTATTCGTTTCCGTTTGTTCAACGACGGATTGGGATTTAGATATGAATTTCCAAAACAAAATGATCTAAGCTATTTTGTAATAAAAGAAGAACGTTCGCAGTTTAATTTGGCTGGAAATCATAAAATTTTCTGGATTCCGGGAGATTATGATACCAATGAATATGCGTATACAACATCAAAAATTTCAGAGATTCCTTCGTTGATGAAAAAAGCTACGATTGAAATCAATGCACAGTGTCCAATAAAAGAATTATCAGTACAAACGCCGTCAATGATGAAATCTGATGATGGTTTATACATCAACATTCACGAAGCAGGATTAATCAATTATCCGGCCATGTATCTTGAAGTTGATGCTGTAAACAACAAAATGATGAGTCATTTGGCTCCAGATGCAGTTGGTGCAAAAGGTTATATGCAGACCGATGCACAATCGCCTTGGAGAACCATTATCGTAAGCGATAAAGCTACCGATATTTTAGCTTCAAAACTAATTTTAAACCTTAACGAGCCAACAAGTTATAAAGATGTGTCGTGGATAAAACCTTTAAAATTCATCGGGATTTGGTGGGAATATTTTGTTGCCGGAAGAAGCACCTGGGCTTTTGGAAAAGAAAACAATGTGAAACTTACAGATGATTTTACAAAACTTACGCCAAACGGAAAACACGGAGCCACTACAGAACGTGCAAAAGAATATATTGATTTTGCTTCTAAAAATGGTTTTGATGCCATCCTTATCGAAGGCTGGAATATTGGCTGGGAAGACTGGATCGGCAACTGGAAAGAAGAAGTTTTTGATTACGTAACTGCGTATCCGGATTTTGATGTAAAAGCAGTTCATGAATATGCTGCTTCAAAAGGTGTAAAAATTATCATGCACCACGAAACTTCAGGATCCGCAACCAATTACGAACGTCGTTTAGATCGTGCTTTTCAGTTTATGAACGACAATGGTTATGACGCTGTAAAAACAGGTTATGTAGGACAGATTATTCCACGTGGCGAACATCACGACGGACAATGGATGGTAAATCATTACATTAACGTTGCCAAACGTGCTGCCGATTATAAAATTATGATTGACAGTCACGAAGCAGTTCGTCCAACGGGATTAAACCGAACTTTTCCAAACTGGATTGCTCAGGAATCAGCGCGCGGTACTGAGTTTGAATCTATGGGAGGTTTAGCTCCGGATCACACTACTATTTTACCTTTTACACGTTTAATGGGAGGCCCAATGGATTATACTCCGGGAATTTTCCAAACAGATCTTTCTTATTATGGAACAGGAAGTTCACAACGAGTAAATACAACTTTAGTAAAACAATTGGCTTATTATGTTACCATGTACAGTCCGCTTCAAATGGCTGCTGATATTCCGGGGAATTATGAGCGTTTTCCAGATGCATTTCAGTTCATTAAAGATGTGGCTGTAGATTGGGACAACAGTTACATTTTGGAAGCTGAACCTGGAGATTATATTACAATTGCTCGTAAAGCAAAAGGCAAAAACGAATGGTTTATTGGCGGAATTACAGATGAAAATGCAAGAACAGCAAACATTTCATTTGATTATTTACCTGCTGGAAAAAATTTCATCGCCACTATTTATGCTGATGCAAAAGAAGCAAATTGGAATCAAAATCCACAAAAGTATACTGTTACCAAAGTTATTGTAAACTCAAAAAGCAAATTAAAGCAGTATTTAGCTCCGGGCGGTGGTACTGCAATCAGCATCAAAGAAGCAAATGCTGAAGAATTAAAGGGATTGAAAAAGTTATAG